CCTTGCTTCTACAGAATGAGGAGAAACTTTCAATCCAAAAGTCCGCTTCAAAACTGGTACGATTCCCGTTCGCAAAGGTTTAATCACCTGAAAAACATATTATATAGCATTGGAGTTTATATCTGTGAAGAATATTGAAACTTTTTTCTCCTAAAGCACTTTTAAAAAATCAATTAAAGGCGGTCTTAATATTAGAAAAATCTCCCATAAATAGGCTGGAATTATTGGTTGAAATGTTTAAATCTAGTAATTTAATTATAAAAGATAAACTTTGCGTCTGCAATTAACAGGTAATTAAAATGAAGAGTTCAACAATATTAGGAAACAGCACATTAAGTGTGAATCGAATTGGTCTTGGTTGCATGGGCATGTCTGAGTTTTACGGTCCATTTAATGAAACAGAATCAATAAATACTCTTCACAGAGCAGTTGATTTAGGCGTTAATTTTTTTGATACAGCAGATATGTATGGTAGTGGAGCAAATGAAAAACTCCTTGGGAAAGCATTTAAGGGCAAATGGGATAAAGTTGTTTTGGCGACAAAATTTGCAGTGATGAGAGGTCCGAATGGAGAATGGTTTGGACTCAATGGACAACCTGAATATATTCAAAAAGCCTGCGAGCAAAGTCTTTCAAATTTAGGTGTGGAATCTATTGATTTATATTATATGCATCGCCAAGCACCGGATGTTGAGATTGAAGTTATAGTTGGCGCAATGTCTGATTTGGTCAAACAAGGAAAAGTAAAGTGCATTGGTTTATCAGAGGTAAATGCCGAAACGATACGCAGAGCCCACAAAGTTCATCCAGTAACCGCGATTCAATCGGAATACTCTTTGTGGAGTCGTGAACCAGAACAAGAAATCTTTGAAGTTTGTAAAGAACTTGGAATTACTTTTGTTTCATACAGTCCATTAGGTCGAGGTTTTTTAACGGGAGCAATTCAAAGTCGTGCTGATTTTGAGGCTGGTGACTTTAGACTAAATAACCCACGATTTACAGAGGATGCAATTAAAGAGAATATCAAATTTGTTGAAGTAATAGATCAATTAGCGAAAGCCAAAGGAGTAACGAAAGCACAGATTGCTCTGTCCTGGATATTGAGTCAAAATGAGAATATTACAGCAATTCCTGGTACAAGAAAAATTCATCGTCTCGAAGAAAATTTAGGAGCATATAAAGTTATTCTTACTCATGGCGATATGCAACTTATTGAATCGTCTATACCTAAAATGACCGCTGGAAGTCGTTACTAACGT
This portion of the Leptospira stimsonii genome encodes:
- a CDS encoding aldo/keto reductase, with the protein product MKSSTILGNSTLSVNRIGLGCMGMSEFYGPFNETESINTLHRAVDLGVNFFDTADMYGSGANEKLLGKAFKGKWDKVVLATKFAVMRGPNGEWFGLNGQPEYIQKACEQSLSNLGVESIDLYYMHRQAPDVEIEVIVGAMSDLVKQGKVKCIGLSEVNAETIRRAHKVHPVTAIQSEYSLWSREPEQEIFEVCKELGITFVSYSPLGRGFLTGAIQSRADFEAGDFRLNNPRFTEDAIKENIKFVEVIDQLAKAKGVTKAQIALSWILSQNENITAIPGTRKIHRLEENLGAYKVILTHGDMQLIESSIPKMTAGSRY